The Posidoniimonas polymericola genome segment GAGGCCGCCCGAGGAACGCACCTGCTGCTTCACCCGCTCGGTGGCGCTGATCTGCAGGCGGTCAGCGAGATCCTTCACCGCTACGAGGATCAGCGGTTTGACTTTGCCGACGCCTGCTTGATGCACGTTGCCGGGGCCAATGCCGGGATTGAAGTGTTCACTGTCGACACAACGGACTTCTCGCTCTACCGCACGCCAGACGGGAGCCCGCTACCGCTGGTAGACCTCGGCGGCAGTCGCGGCTATTAATCTCTGCGCCGCCAATGGACCGAGGCCGACCAACGGATGGCCGGTTTCCGTGTGAGCAGGCTCAATGCGGCGGGTTCCTTCGCCGCGCAGTCATGAATAGTACGCGTAGCCCCACAACGGGTGGGCGTCCCCTGAGCAGCCGCCACGCGGCCTAAACGAACTGCGCCAGGTAGTTCACCAGGTCGGTCCGCGAGACCATGCCCACGACGCTCGCGCCGTTGACGACCGGCGCCCGCTGGACGCGGGTCTCCTTGAACTTCTCGGCAATCGACTCGATCGAGTCGCTCTGGTCGAGCGTCACGGTGTTGGTCGTCATGTGATCGACCACCGGCGCGTCCATCAGGGCGGGGTCCGAGAAAGACGCCAGGATATCGTACTGCGAGACCATCCCCTGCAGCGCGCCCGACGCGTCGATCACCGGCAGTCCCGCCAGCCCGTGGTGAGCGAGCAGCGCGATCGCCTCGCGCATCGTGGCGGTGACTTGCACGCCGCGCACGGCGTCACTCATCAGGTCTTTGGCGGTCGCCATGCGGGAGGTCCTCTGCCTAGTGGGTCGAAGCTAGGGGCCGCCCGAGAGAATTCCGGGACGTAGAGAAGGATAGCCCACCGCCAACGAGCGGAGCTCGGCGTGCGGCAATCCCTACTGGAGGACGAGTCGTGCCGGTTCTCAGGACTCGAGCGACTCCCACCGGGCGTACGCCTCGGCCAGTTGCTGCTGCTGCTCGGCCTCCTCGGCCTGCTTTACCCGGATCAGCTTGGCGTCCTGCTGGTAGAAGGCCGGGTCGGCCATCTCCTCGTGCAGGGCGGCGATCGAACCCTCCAGCTTCTCGATCAGCGCCGGCAGCGACTTCAGCTCCCGCTGCTCGTTGTACGACAGCTTCTTGGTCGGGTCGGCCTTGGGGGCCGGCTTCTCGGCCGCCTTCGGCTTGGGCTCCGCCGCGGGAGTCGGCTCGGCGGGCTTCCGCTGGCGGAGCCAGTCGTCGTAACCGCCGTCGTAGTCCTTGACCCCGTCGGCCTCGAACACCAGCGTGCTGGTCACCACGTTGTTGAGGAACGCCCGGTCGTGGCTCACTACGAGCAGCGTGCCGGAGAAGTCGATCAGCTTCTCCTCGAGCAGCTCGAGGGTCTCGGCGTCGAGGTCGTTGGTCGGTTCGTCGAGCACGATGATGTTGGCCGGCTTGCTGAACAGCTTGGCCAAGAGCACGCGGTTCCGCTCGCCGCCGCTGAGCAGCTTGACCGGCGTGCGGGCGCGGTCGGGTGTGAATAGGAAGTCCTGCAGGTAGCCGATGATGTGCCGCGCCGACTGCTTGCCGTCCGGCAGCGCGACGTTGATCGTGTCGTAGCCGTCGCCGATGTTCTCCTGGACGGTCTTCTCCGGGTCGAGCTGCCCGCGGAGCTGGTCGAAGTACGCCAGCTCGAGGTTGGTGCCCAGGCGGACCTCGCCCTCGGTCGGCTGGAGCTCGCCGAGCAGCGTCCGCAGCAGGGTGGTCTTGCCGGCGCCGTTGGGGCCGATCACGCCCACCTTGTCGCCCCGCATCAGCGTGGTGGTGAGTCCTTCGAACACGGTGTGGTCGCCGTAGCGGAACGACACGTCTTTGGCGTCGGCCACCAGCGCGCCGCTGCGGCCCGCCTCCTGGATCGCCAGCCGCGACGTGCCGAGCTTGTCCCGCCGCTCGCTCCGCTCGACACGCAGCTGCTTGAGCGCCCGCACGCGGCCCTCGTTGCGGGTGCGGCGGGCCTTGATGCCCTGGCGGATCCACTTC includes the following:
- a CDS encoding type II toxin-antitoxin system VapC family toxin; this translates as MAKTLTLIDTGPLVALFHERDQHHAGIKLVFARLQLPFLTCLPVITEAAYHLRNQPGKVQRLLEAARGTHLLLHPLGGADLQAVSEILHRYEDQRFDFADACLMHVAGANAGIEVFTVDTTDFSLYRTPDGSPLPLVDLGGSRGY
- a CDS encoding CBS domain-containing protein; protein product: MATAKDLMSDAVRGVQVTATMREAIALLAHHGLAGLPVIDASGALQGMVSQYDILASFSDPALMDAPVVDHMTTNTVTLDQSDSIESIAEKFKETRVQRAPVVNGASVVGMVSRTDLVNYLAQFV
- a CDS encoding ATP-binding cassette domain-containing protein — its product is MPQIQLNSVTIGFRGPPLLDEVNCVIEPGDRIGLLGRNGAGKTTLMRLLSGQLTPDHGDVVVAPGTRVAQLRQDVPQDIDSDIAAVVRQGLPAKLEEWEADHAVEKVLTRMNLDADARFEGLSSGMKRRVLLAQAIVGEPDMLLLDEPTNHLDIDAINWLEQFLSGWRATLLFVTHDREFLRRLATRILEIDRGQLFDWSCDYDTFLIRKEQALAAEEKQNALFDKRLAEEEKWIRQGIKARRTRNEGRVRALKQLRVERSERRDKLGTSRLAIQEAGRSGALVADAKDVSFRYGDHTVFEGLTTTLMRGDKVGVIGPNGAGKTTLLRTLLGELQPTEGEVRLGTNLELAYFDQLRGQLDPEKTVQENIGDGYDTINVALPDGKQSARHIIGYLQDFLFTPDRARTPVKLLSGGERNRVLLAKLFSKPANIIVLDEPTNDLDAETLELLEEKLIDFSGTLLVVSHDRAFLNNVVTSTLVFEADGVKDYDGGYDDWLRQRKPAEPTPAAEPKPKAAEKPAPKADPTKKLSYNEQRELKSLPALIEKLEGSIAALHEEMADPAFYQQDAKLIRVKQAEEAEQQQQLAEAYARWESLES